In Chryseobacterium camelliae, one DNA window encodes the following:
- a CDS encoding ABC transporter ATP-binding protein, whose product MSLQIQHLTKKFGEQTALSDINISIGNNEIIGLLGPNGAGKSTLMKSIVGALKIDEGEIIFNGKNITEHEIESKKSIGFLPENNPLYLEMYVKEYLQFIANIHQIPDQRIEDVIELVGITPERSKKIGQLSKGYKQRVGLAQAIIHQPDLLILDEPTNGLDPNQIIEIRNVIREIGREKTVLLSTHIMQEVEALCSRVILIHKGHILQDCPIDEFKGRFESLEEAFTSYTQDATAG is encoded by the coding sequence ATGAGCCTTCAAATACAGCATCTGACCAAAAAATTCGGAGAACAGACCGCTCTCAGCGATATCAACATCTCGATCGGGAATAATGAAATCATCGGGCTTTTGGGCCCTAATGGTGCCGGAAAATCAACTCTTATGAAATCTATTGTAGGTGCGCTGAAAATAGATGAAGGTGAAATCATTTTCAATGGAAAGAACATTACCGAACATGAAATAGAAAGTAAAAAAAGCATCGGGTTCCTTCCTGAAAACAATCCGCTGTACCTTGAAATGTATGTGAAGGAATACCTGCAGTTTATTGCCAATATCCACCAGATTCCTGATCAAAGGATTGAAGATGTCATTGAACTTGTGGGCATCACACCTGAAAGATCAAAAAAAATCGGGCAACTTTCAAAAGGATACAAACAAAGGGTGGGCCTTGCCCAGGCCATTATCCATCAGCCGGACCTGCTGATCCTCGATGAACCTACCAATGGCCTTGATCCCAATCAGATTATTGAAATCAGGAATGTCATCCGGGAAATAGGACGGGAAAAGACGGTGCTCCTTTCCACGCATATCATGCAGGAGGTAGAAGCTCTGTGTTCCCGGGTAATCCTTATCCATAAAGGGCACATCCTCCAGGACTGCCCGATCGATGAATTCAAAGGAAGGTTTGAAAGCCTTGAAGAGGCCTTTACCAGCTATACCCAAGACGCAACTGCCGGCTAA
- a CDS encoding patatin-like phospholipase family protein: protein MNFEKTGLVLSGGGTKGIAHAGVLKFLREKNIEIDILSCCSAGSIVGCLHAVGKTPEEILEFFKSVYFFNWKHFAFNQPGLVSSVIFRNYLNPIFGDMKLGDLNKEVKIVATELIKGTEKVFDQNFRVVDAIIASCSIPGITTPYIINDEMYCDGGVLNNFPADIIRADCDKLIGVFVSPPHDIKIDDLKSIKAIVSRSYDLLSYRIEKIKFDHCDWFISSQELSTYGTFERRKERLEQIFNIGYHAAGESFEMSRFFAALPSSGIA, encoded by the coding sequence ATGAATTTTGAAAAAACCGGACTTGTTTTATCCGGCGGAGGTACCAAAGGAATTGCCCATGCAGGAGTTCTGAAATTCTTACGCGAGAAAAACATAGAAATAGATATCCTTTCCTGCTGCAGTGCCGGTTCTATTGTTGGCTGCCTGCATGCGGTAGGCAAGACGCCGGAAGAAATTCTTGAGTTTTTCAAATCCGTATACTTTTTTAACTGGAAACATTTTGCATTCAACCAGCCAGGACTGGTCTCATCCGTAATTTTCAGGAATTACCTTAACCCCATTTTTGGGGATATGAAGCTGGGAGACCTGAATAAGGAAGTAAAGATCGTGGCAACAGAACTCATTAAAGGGACAGAAAAAGTTTTCGATCAAAACTTCAGGGTAGTAGACGCCATTATCGCCTCCTGTTCCATTCCTGGAATTACGACCCCTTATATCATTAATGATGAAATGTACTGTGATGGCGGAGTACTAAACAATTTTCCTGCTGACATCATCCGCGCAGACTGTGACAAACTGATCGGGGTCTTTGTTTCCCCTCCCCACGATATTAAAATTGATGATCTTAAATCCATCAAAGCCATTGTATCAAGATCCTATGACCTGTTGTCCTACCGGATTGAGAAAATTAAATTTGACCATTGCGATTGGTTTATCTCCTCACAGGAACTGTCTACATACGGTACATTTGAAAGGAGAAAGGAACGTCTGGAGCAGATATTCAATATTGGCTATCATGCAGCCGGAGAAAGTTTTGAAATGAGCCGGTTTTTTGCGGCTTTGCCTTCATCAGGAATTGCATAA
- the lpdA gene encoding dihydrolipoyl dehydrogenase: MNYDIIVIGSGPGGYVTAIRAAQLGFKTAIIEKENLGGICLNWGCIPTKALLKSAQVFHYINHAEDYGLNKVEGSFEFPNVIQRSRGVANKMSKGIEFLMKKNKIDVILGTAKVQKGKKVSVTDQEGKVTEYTGTHIIIATGARSRELPNLPQDGKKVIGYRQALSLPEQPKSMIVVGSGAIGVEFADFYNTMGTKVTVVEFMPNIVPVEDEEISKHLEKSLKKTGIEIMTNASVESVDTSGEGVKATVKTAKGNITLEADILLSAVGIAANIENIGLEDVGIQTDKGRVLVNEWYETSVPGYYAIGDIIPTQALAHVASAEGITCVEKIKGMHVEKIDYGNIPGCTYCHPEVASVGLTEKQAKEKGYEIKVGKFPLSASGKATANGNTDGFIKVIFDAKYGEWLGCHMIGDGVTDMVAEAVVARKLETTGHEIIKSIHPHPTVSEAIMEAAAAAYGEVIHI; this comes from the coding sequence ATGAACTACGATATTATTGTCATCGGAAGTGGTCCTGGTGGATACGTTACAGCGATCAGAGCAGCACAGCTGGGTTTCAAAACTGCGATCATTGAAAAAGAAAACCTGGGAGGGATCTGCCTGAACTGGGGATGTATTCCTACTAAGGCTTTGCTGAAATCCGCTCAGGTATTTCATTACATCAATCATGCTGAAGATTACGGACTGAATAAGGTGGAAGGCAGCTTTGAATTCCCGAACGTTATTCAGAGAAGCCGTGGCGTAGCCAACAAAATGAGCAAAGGGATTGAATTCCTGATGAAGAAAAATAAGATCGATGTCATTCTGGGAACTGCAAAAGTTCAGAAAGGCAAAAAAGTTTCTGTAACGGATCAAGAAGGTAAGGTAACCGAATATACCGGTACCCATATCATCATCGCGACAGGAGCCCGTTCCAGAGAATTGCCGAACCTGCCTCAGGACGGTAAAAAAGTAATCGGATACAGACAGGCATTGTCTTTACCTGAGCAACCGAAATCTATGATCGTGGTAGGTTCCGGAGCCATCGGGGTGGAGTTTGCTGATTTCTATAATACGATGGGAACTAAAGTAACTGTTGTTGAATTCATGCCGAATATCGTTCCTGTAGAAGATGAGGAGATCTCTAAACATTTAGAGAAATCGCTTAAAAAGACCGGAATAGAGATCATGACCAATGCATCTGTAGAAAGTGTGGATACAAGCGGAGAAGGCGTAAAAGCTACTGTAAAAACAGCCAAAGGAAACATCACTCTTGAAGCGGATATCTTATTGTCTGCAGTAGGAATTGCTGCGAATATCGAGAATATCGGTCTTGAAGATGTCGGCATCCAGACAGATAAAGGAAGAGTATTGGTGAACGAATGGTATGAAACTTCAGTACCAGGATATTATGCGATTGGAGATATTATCCCTACCCAGGCTCTGGCGCACGTAGCGTCCGCAGAAGGAATTACCTGTGTGGAAAAGATCAAGGGAATGCACGTAGAGAAAATCGACTACGGCAATATTCCTGGATGTACATATTGCCATCCGGAAGTAGCTTCTGTAGGGCTTACTGAAAAACAGGCTAAAGAAAAGGGATATGAAATCAAAGTAGGGAAATTCCCGCTTTCTGCCAGCGGAAAAGCAACGGCTAACGGAAATACCGATGGATTCATCAAAGTGATTTTTGATGCCAAATACGGAGAATGGTTGGGTTGCCATATGATTGGTGACGGTGTTACCGATATGGTAGCAGAAGCTGTAGTAGCCAGAAAACTGGAGACTACAGGACATGAAATCATCAAATCCATCCACCCGCACCCAACGGTTTCCGAAGCGATCATGGAAGCTGCTGCTGCTGCTTACGGGGAGGTGATCCATATTTAA
- a CDS encoding response regulator transcription factor — protein MNKNICVLEDSEDILELIHMVLEQDYQVYGFPTVSEFMAGHSEANPDLFLLDVMLPDGNGIEVCNILKKNDASKHIPVIIMTANAGIESMKQLCSADDFVSKPFDIDDLINRIAVQIQN, from the coding sequence ATGAATAAGAACATTTGTGTCCTTGAGGACAGTGAAGATATCCTGGAGCTTATCCATATGGTTTTGGAGCAGGATTATCAGGTTTATGGTTTTCCTACGGTATCTGAATTCATGGCCGGACATTCGGAAGCAAACCCCGATTTATTCCTGCTTGATGTTATGTTACCGGACGGCAATGGCATTGAAGTATGCAATATCCTTAAAAAAAATGATGCATCAAAGCATATCCCGGTCATTATTATGACGGCCAATGCCGGGATCGAAAGTATGAAACAGCTGTGTTCAGCAGATGATTTTGTCTCAAAGCCTTTCGATATTGATGATCTGATCAACAGAATTGCCGTTCAGATTCAGAATTAA